The following proteins are encoded in a genomic region of Ailuropoda melanoleuca isolate Jingjing chromosome 10, ASM200744v2, whole genome shotgun sequence:
- the BACH2 gene encoding transcription regulator protein BACH2 isoform X4 — MSVDEKPDSPMYVYESTVHCTNILLGLNDQRKKDILCDVTLIVERKEFRAHRAVLAACSEYFWQALVGQTKHDLVVSLPEEVTARGFGPLLQFAYTAKLLLSRENIREVIRCAEFLRMHNLEDSCFSFLQTQLLNSEDGLFVCRKDAACQRPHEDRENSAGEEEEEEEETMDSETAKMACPRDQMLPDPSSFEASAIPVAEKEQALLPESDVPADTKESSEKDALTQYPRYKKYQLACTKNVYSAASHSTSGFASTFSEENSSNSLKPGLAVGQIKSEPPSEENEEESITLCLSGDEPDSKDRAGDVEMDRKQPSPAPGPAPAAGATCLERSRSVSSPSCLRSLFSIKNSVELSGLPSTSQQHFARSSACPFDKGITQGDLKTDYAPFLGNYGQPHLGQKDVSNFTTGSPLKGPGLEALCKQEGELDRRSVIFSSSACDQVSSAVHSYSGVSGLDKDLSEPVPKGLWVGAGQSLPSAQAYAHGGLMADHLPGRMRPNTSCPVPIKVCPRSPPLETRTRTSSSCSSYSYAEDGSGGSPCSLPLCEFSSSPCSQGARFLATEHQEPGLMGDGMYNQVRPQIKCEQSYGTNSSDESGSFSEADSESCPVQDRGQEVKLPFPVDQITDLPRNDFQMMIKMHKLTSEQLEFIHDVRRRSKNRIAAQRCRKRKLDCIQNLECEIRKLVCEKEKLLSERNQLKACMGELLDNFSCLSQEVCRDIQSPEQIQALHRYCPVLRPMGLPAASSINPTPLGVEQNLAASQCAVGESAPCCLEPGAAPPGPPWAPGSAPENCTSARRPDGAEPGTFSERAPPLESRSQTVTVDFCQEMTDKCTTDEQPRKEYT; from the exons GTCACGGCCAGGGGCTTTGGGCCTCTGTTACAGTTTGCCTACACCGCCAAGCTATTACTCAGCAGAGAAAACATCCGCGAGGTCATCCGCTGTGCTGAGTTCCTGCGCATGCACAACCTGGAGGACTCCTGCTTCAGCTTCCTGCAGACCCAGCTCCTGAACAGCGAGGATGGCCTGTTCGTGTGCCGGAAGGACGCTGCGTGCCAGCGCCCGCACGAGGACCGGGAGAACTCCGccggagaggaggaggaggaagaggaggagacgATGGACTCAGAGACCGCCAAGATGGCGTGCCCCAGGGACCAGATGCTTCCAGACCCCAGCAGCTTTGAGGCCTCCGCCATCCCCGTAGCCGAGAAGGAGCAAGCTTTGCTGCCCGAGTCCGATGTGCCGGCCGACACCAAGGAGAGCTCCGAAAAGGACGCGTTAACGCAGTACCCCAGATACAAGAAATACCAGCTTGCATGTACCAAGAATGTCTACAGCGCAGCATCACACAGTACCTCAGGTTTTGCAAGCACATTCAGTGAAGAGAACTCCAGCAACAGCCTCAAGCCGGGGCTTGCCGTGGGGCAGATTAAAAGTGAACCGCCCAGTGAGGAGAACGAGGAAGAGAGCATCACACTCTGCCTGTCCGGAGATGAGCCTGACAGCAAGGACAGAGCCGGGGATGTGGAAATGGACCGGAAACAGCCCAGCCCCgccccaggccccgccccagcCGCCGGAGCCACCTGCCTGGAGAGATCCAGGAGCGTGTCCTCCCCCTCCTGTTTAAGGTCTCTGTTCAGCATAAAAAATAGCGTGGAGTTGTCTGGCCTGCCCAGTACCTCTCAGCAGCACTTTGCCAGGAGTTCAGCGTGCCCTTTTGACAAGGGGATCACTCAGGGTGACCTTAAAACTGACTACGCCCCTTTCCTGGGGAATTACGGACAGCCCCACCTGGGCCAGAAGGACGTGTCCAACTTCACCACGGGGTCGCCCCTCAAGGGGCCTGGGTTGGAGGCTCTCTGTAAACAGGAAGGAGAGCTGGACCGGAGAAGTGTGATCTTCTCCTCGAGCGCTTGTGACCAAGTGAGCTCTGCGGTGCATTCGTACTCTGGGGTAAGCGGTTTGGACAAAGACCTCTCTGAGCCGGTGCCAAAGGGTCTGTGGGTGGGGGCTGGCCAGTCCCTACCCAGCGCACAGGCCTACGCCCACGGTGGGCTGATGGCTGACCATTTGCCAGGAAGGATGCGGCCCAACACTAGCTGCCCGGTGCCAATCAAAGTGTGCCCTCGCTCGCCCCCCTTGGAGACCAGGACCAGGACTTCCAGCTCTTGCTCCTCCTACTCCTACGCAGAGGACGGAAGCGGGGGCTCACCCTGCAGCCTCCCTCTCTGTGAGTTCTCCTCCTCGCCCTGTTCCCAGGGAGCCAGATTCCTAGCCACAGAGCATCAGGAACCAGGCCTGATGGGAGATGGAATGTACAACCAAGTCCGACCCCAAATTAAATGTGAGCAGTCTTATGGAACCAACTCCAGCGACGAATCCGGATCGTTCTCGGAAGCAGACAGTGAGTCGTGTCCTGTGCAGGACAGGGGCCAGGAG GTCAAACTTCCCTTTCCTGTAGATCAAATCACAGATCTTCCAAGGAACGATTTCCAGATGATGATTAAGATGCACAAGCTAACCTCAGAACAGTTAGAGTTCATTCACGACGTGCGACGGCGTAGCAAGAACCGCATCGCAGCCCAGCGCTGCCGCAAGAGGAAACTGGACTGTATTCAGAATTTAGAATGTGAAATCCGCAAACTG gtgtgtgagaaagagaagcTGTTGTCAGAGAGGAACCAACTGAAAGCCTGCATGGGGGAGCTGCTGGACAACTTCTCCTGCCTTTCCCAGGAGGTCTGCCGCGACATCCAGAGCCCTGAGCAGATCCAGGCCCTGCACCGCTACTGCCCCGTCCTCAGACCCATGGGCCTCCCCGCGGCCTCCAGTATTAACCCCACGCCCTTGGGCGTCGAGCAGAACCTGGCCGCCTCACAGTGTGCGGTGGGGGAAAGCGCGCCCTGCTGCTTGGAGCCCGGCGCGGCTCCCCCCGGCCCCCCCTGGGCCCCCGGCAGCGCCCCGGAGAACTGTACTTCCGCGAGGAGGCCGGATGGCGCTGAACCGGGAACCTTCTCGGAGAGGGCGCCTCCTCTTGAATCCAGGAGCCAGACGGTGACCGTGGACTTCTGCCAGGAGATGACTGACAAGTGTACAACTGACGAGCAGCCCAGGAAAGAGTACACCTAG